In Campylobacter sp. MIT 12-8780, the genomic window TGAGCTTATAGAACAACTTCGTGCCATCATTCAAGGTTCAGTTAGAACCATACTTTCTTCTCATGAAATTGAAGATATTATGCACTCAAGAAGCACTTTTGGAGATAGTTTTACTAAAGAAGTAAGAGAGCAGCTTGCAAGCTGGGGTGTTGAAACGGTTAAGAATCTTGAACTTATGGATATAAGAGATAGTCAAGATTCTAGTGTGATCCGCAATATAATGGAAAAGAAAAAGTCTTTGATAGAAATGCAAAGCCGTGTAGAAGTAGCAGAAAATATCAAAAATGCAGAGATAGCTGAGATCAATGCTGAACAAGCTACCCAAATTCAAGAACAAATCGCAAAGCAAGTTGTAGGGCTAAAAACCGTTGAATCTCAAAGAGAAGTTGATATATCCGCTCAAAAAGCGGCCCAACTTGTCAAAGAGCAAGAAAAGGTTACCAAAGAAAAAGAAATGGAAGTTGTAAAAGTCGCTGATGTTAAGAGAGCTGAGATTACTAAGGATGTTAATGTCGTAAAGGCTGAAGAGATTAAACAAACAGCGATTATCAACGCAGAGGGTGATAAGCAAAAAGATATTTTAAAAGCTGAAGCTTTACTTGAGTCTAAAAAAAGAGAAGCCGAGGCTTTACTTGAAATGAAAAGCAAGGAGTCAAAGGGTATAGAGCTTGAAGGTGCTGCAAAGGCTCAAAGTGAAAAGCTTATGCAAATGGCGCCGATTGAAGCACAAATTTCTCTTGCTCAAGAAATAGGAGAAAATCAAGGCTATCAAAACTACCTCATCTCAATCCGCCAAATTGAAGCTTCTCAAGCCATAGGGATTGAACAGGCAAAAGCCCTTGATAAAGCTGATATTAAAATCATTGCAAATGCAAATAATGGCAATGTCAATGAAGGGCTAAAAAGTGTAAGCGAGTTTTTCTCTGCTAAAGGTGGCACACAACTTGGCGCT contains:
- a CDS encoding SPFH domain-containing protein; the encoded protein is MLTLISSILGFFVILLALIVFIAMLFRRVVATNEVHIIQSAKSTTSYGKDTGNGNTYYEWPSWMPIFGVTKIVLPVSVFDINLNGYEAYDKGRVPFIVDITAFFRIKDSNVAAQRVSSFDELIEQLRAIIQGSVRTILSSHEIEDIMHSRSTFGDSFTKEVREQLASWGVETVKNLELMDIRDSQDSSVIRNIMEKKKSLIEMQSRVEVAENIKNAEIAEINAEQATQIQEQIAKQVVGLKTVESQREVDISAQKAAQLVKEQEKVTKEKEMEVVKVADVKRAEITKDVNVVKAEEIKQTAIINAEGDKQKDILKAEALLESKKREAEALLEMKSKESKGIELEGAAKAQSEKLMQMAPIEAQISLAQEIGENQGYQNYLISIRQIEASQAIGIEQAKALDKADIKIIANANNGNVNEGLKSVSEFFSAKGGTQLGAMLEGLAQSELGKNLLDKLSSKNKNEKA